One genomic window of Cygnus olor isolate bCygOlo1 chromosome 3, bCygOlo1.pri.v2, whole genome shotgun sequence includes the following:
- the CCR6 gene encoding LOW QUALITY PROTEIN: C-C chemokine receptor type 6 (The sequence of the model RefSeq protein was modified relative to this genomic sequence to represent the inferred CDS: inserted 1 base in 1 codon) produces MNITESSITDYLYDSDYASLIAQPCSKWEVRIFTKAFLPVAYSLICIIGLLGNIFVVMTFALYERTKSMTDVYLFNMAIADILFVLTLPLWAVNYAADKWIFGNFICKMARGIYAINFSCGMLLLAFISVDRYIAIVQATKSFKLRARTLAYSKLICLAVWVSSILISSSSFLYSESYSFSINETKEICDHRFDKMAESTMLKSLLLCLQVGFGFFLPFIFMFFCYTFIIKSLQQAQNSKRNKAIRVIVLIVAVFLVCQVPYNIVLLVAAVNMGKMDKSCDSEKAMAYAKYTTEAIAFLHCCLNPVLYAFIGVKFRSYFVKIMKDLWCMRHKKYNKRGSRXNSDIYHSRQTSEILTDNASSFTI; encoded by the exons ATGAATATT ACAGAGTCTAGTATCACAGATTATCTGTATGATTCAGACTATGCTTCTCTAATTGCACAACCCTGCTCTAAGTGGGAAGTGAGGATCTtcacaaaagcatttctgccAGTTGCATACTCGTTGATTTGTATCATCGGCCTACTTGGTAACATCTTTGTAGTGATGACCTTTGCTTTATATGAAAGAACCAAGTCCATGACGGACGTTTACCTCTTCAACATGGCCATCGCGGACATCCTGTTTGTTCTCACCCTCCCACTGTGGGCAGTGAACTATGCTGCTGACAAATGGATTTTCGgtaatttcatttgcaaaatggcCAGAGGTATCTATGCAATCAACTTCAGCTGTGGCATGCTGCTTTTGGCCTTTATCAGTGTGGACCGGTACATTGCAATCGTACAGGCAACAAAGTCATTTAAGCTAAGGGCAAGAACACTTGCATACAGTAAACTGATTTGTTTGGCTGTGTGGGTATCatcaattttaatttccagttcCTCTTTTCTATACAGTGAAAGTTACAGCTTCTCCATCAATGAAACCAAAGAGATTTGTGACCACAGATTTGACAAAATGGCTGAAAGCACTATGCTGAAATCACTGCTGTTGTGTCTACAAGttggatttggattttttttacctttcatatttatgtttttttgctATACATTCATAATCAAATCCTTACAACAAGCTCAGAATTccaagagaaacaaagcaattcGTGTGATTGTATTAATTGTAGCTGTTTTCCTAGTTTGCCAGGTACCCTATAACATTGTTCTTCTTGTGGCAGCTGTAAATATGGGTAAGATGGACAAATCTTGTGACTCTGAAAAGGCAATGGCCTATGCAAAATACACCACTGAAGCCATAGCATTTTTACACTGTTGCCTGAACCCTGTGCTCTATGCATTTATCGGAGTGAAGTTTAGAAGTTACTTTGTGAAGATAATGAAGGACCTATGGTGCATGAGACACAAGAAATACAATAAACGTGGTTCAA ACAATTCCGATATTTATCATTCAAGACAGACTAGTGAAATTCTGACTGACAATGCATCTTCTTTTACTATATAA